The Paenibacillus uliginis N3/975 genome has a window encoding:
- a CDS encoding sensor histidine kinase, protein MRNNYSEMTAHFVMMAASKDQSSEHSLEAFADFSDVSIFFISNKGDVTAHSGSHDPSDHSFIHDKDVQKIFSGETVNFKHTDPDGNRYLVTGMAIPQDDTHRVSDSALYLLASTQHVDESIANIRNLLILSGVGAFLLALGFIWIAAQVLSRPLLQMQQATRKIAVGDLETRLTIKSRDEIGLLAEAINDLARDLQRYQDTRQEFFANISHELRTPITYLEGYAKVVKEKLYTSEEEKDKYLDIIQEEAVRLQRLVNDLFELAKMEEGKISLTLEWIDLTEIARSAVRKMEWRVKEKGLNLQANYGSDIPLIRGDGLRMEQIFINMLDNAVRYTESGDVTVSLHSDANQVTMTIEDTGIGIPEDELPFLFDRFYRVEKSRSRQYGGTGLGLSIAKKLIDLQGGEIHVSSTTGVGTRFDICFPLSGSQEEDYEEG, encoded by the coding sequence ATGAGAAACAACTATAGTGAAATGACAGCGCACTTTGTTATGATGGCTGCATCGAAGGATCAATCATCCGAGCATTCCCTTGAAGCGTTTGCGGATTTCTCTGACGTGAGTATATTCTTTATCAGCAATAAAGGAGATGTAACAGCACATTCAGGCTCGCATGATCCTTCGGATCATTCTTTCATTCACGACAAAGATGTTCAAAAAATTTTCTCCGGGGAGACGGTGAACTTTAAACACACAGATCCTGACGGTAATCGCTATCTGGTAACCGGCATGGCTATTCCGCAGGATGATACCCATCGTGTAAGCGACTCAGCTTTATATTTGCTTGCTTCAACACAACATGTCGATGAATCCATTGCCAACATACGCAATCTGCTTATTTTGTCAGGCGTTGGAGCATTCCTGCTTGCGTTAGGCTTTATTTGGATAGCGGCTCAGGTATTATCCCGTCCATTACTGCAAATGCAGCAAGCAACCCGCAAAATTGCTGTGGGAGATTTGGAAACACGACTCACGATTAAGAGCAGGGACGAAATTGGCTTGCTTGCCGAGGCCATAAATGATCTAGCAAGGGATTTGCAGCGCTACCAGGATACGAGGCAAGAGTTTTTTGCAAATATATCTCATGAGCTGCGCACACCGATTACGTATCTGGAAGGCTACGCAAAAGTTGTAAAGGAGAAGTTATATACTTCAGAGGAAGAGAAGGACAAGTATCTTGATATCATTCAGGAGGAAGCTGTTCGTCTGCAGCGGCTGGTAAATGACTTGTTCGAGTTGGCCAAAATGGAAGAAGGAAAGATCAGCTTGACTCTGGAGTGGATAGATCTGACGGAGATCGCCCGAAGTGCGGTTCGTAAAATGGAATGGAGAGTTAAAGAGAAGGGTTTGAATTTACAAGCTAATTATGGCTCTGATATTCCATTGATCCGAGGTGACGGTCTACGTATGGAGCAAATTTTTATAAATATGTTGGATAATGCTGTGCGATATACGGAGTCTGGAGATGTTACAGTGTCACTGCACAGTGATGCCAATCAAGTAACGATGACGATTGAAGATACAGGTATAGGAATACCTGAGGATGAGCTTCCATTCTTATTCGACCGGTTCTACCGGGTGGAGAAGTCTCGCTCCCGCCAGTATGGCGGCACTGGATTGGGATTATCTATCGCTAAAAAACTGATTGATCTGCAAGGCGGCGAAATTCACGTAAGCAGCACAACAGGAGTTGGCACGAGATTCGACATATGTTTTCCTCTTTCAGGAAGTCAGGAGGAAGATTATGAGGAAGGTTGA
- a CDS encoding DHH family phosphoesterase — MYYLYSHNDLDGVGCGIIAKCAFGDEVDIRYNSISGLNFQVERYLNRVPVQGNPDDLLFITDLTVNSELEQRLDRYVKDGGHVRLIDHHKTANHFNDYSWAQVDVYHADGRLSSATSLFYEYLIKNGMLSRTESMDQFVELVRLYDTWEWESENKLQAKRLNDLFFMVSLDEFETKMVDRLRSQQSFTFDEFEEKILDMEENKIERYIRRKRREMIQTFIGSECAGIVYAESYHSELASELGTSHPHLDFIAILNMGGRKMSLRTIHEHIDVSAIAMRYGGGGHAKASGCNIGDVVFKLFVEEPFELEPMRADAARNQFNIKGSETGVLYESWGDDKIFVYLSRSGQWAVEWNDEPLAFHFKTFEDAERHIKRNYGAWLARDEIYVSMLTDHMRRIRTGAMPLALPDFDGEATLEDI; from the coding sequence ATGTATTATTTATATAGCCATAACGATCTTGATGGAGTGGGCTGTGGCATTATTGCAAAGTGCGCATTCGGAGACGAGGTTGATATCCGTTACAATTCCATCAGCGGACTGAACTTCCAGGTGGAAAGGTATTTGAACCGGGTACCCGTTCAGGGAAACCCAGACGATCTGCTGTTTATTACGGACCTTACAGTCAACAGCGAGCTGGAGCAGCGTTTAGATCGCTATGTAAAGGACGGTGGCCATGTCCGGTTGATTGATCATCATAAAACAGCAAATCATTTTAACGACTACTCTTGGGCTCAGGTCGATGTATATCACGCTGACGGACGGCTTTCCTCAGCTACATCATTGTTTTATGAATATTTGATCAAAAACGGAATGCTTTCGCGTACCGAATCGATGGATCAGTTCGTGGAATTGGTCCGGCTTTATGATACATGGGAATGGGAGTCCGAAAACAAGTTGCAAGCCAAGCGGTTGAACGACCTGTTCTTCATGGTATCCCTTGATGAGTTTGAGACTAAAATGGTGGATCGGCTTCGGAGTCAACAAAGCTTCACCTTCGATGAATTCGAGGAGAAAATCCTTGACATGGAGGAGAATAAAATCGAACGCTACATCCGCCGCAAAAGAAGGGAAATGATTCAGACCTTTATTGGCAGCGAGTGTGCCGGCATTGTGTATGCGGAATCATATCATTCCGAACTAGCCAGTGAGCTGGGGACAAGCCATCCACACTTGGATTTCATTGCCATATTAAACATGGGCGGTCGAAAAATGAGTCTTCGAACGATTCACGAACATATTGATGTATCTGCTATTGCTATGCGCTATGGAGGAGGCGGCCATGCCAAGGCTTCCGGCTGCAATATTGGTGATGTGGTATTTAAATTATTTGTAGAAGAGCCGTTTGAACTTGAACCCATGAGAGCGGATGCTGCCCGTAATCAATTTAATATAAAAGGTTCAGAAACTGGTGTGCTGTATGAAAGTTGGGGGGATGATAAAATTTTCGTTTATCTATCACGGTCAGGGCAATGGGCGGTGGAGTGGAATGATGAACCGCTTGCCTTTCATTTTAAGACGTTTGAGGATGCCGAGCGGCATATTAAGCGTAACTATGGAGCCTGGCTTGCTAGAGATGAGATTTACGTCAGCATGCTGACTGATCATATGAGGAGAATCCGAACTGGTGCAATGCCTCTTGCCCTACCTGATTTTGATGGTGAAGCTACACTAGAAGATATTTAA
- the qoxD gene encoding cytochrome aa3 quinol oxidase subunit IV, with protein sequence MMKQLFPIKHVVGYVSSLVLTALALVVLMDFPAAVKMGILVVTAILQASLQLVLFMHIGESDDKKSLYINIAYALFVALVTIFGSLFIFVWGWYA encoded by the coding sequence ATGATGAAACAGCTGTTTCCGATTAAGCATGTAGTAGGTTATGTTTCCTCTCTCGTCCTTACAGCCCTTGCACTGGTTGTGCTTATGGATTTTCCGGCTGCGGTGAAAATGGGAATACTTGTAGTAACAGCTATACTGCAAGCATCCCTCCAGCTCGTCTTGTTCATGCACATCGGGGAATCGGACGATAAAAAATCACTGTATATCAATATCGCCTATGCATTGTTCGTTGCATTGGTTACGATTTTTGGATCGCTCTTCATCTTTGTGTGGGGCTGGTACGCTTAA
- a CDS encoding response regulator transcription factor, with protein sequence MKIKVLVVDDEWNMRNLLRIYLMKEGFEVKEAATGHEALVLAMQHSFDVILLDVMMPDTDGWQVCKKIREHSQVPILMLTARSETKDKVHGLGIGADDYLTKPFESEELIARVYSLIRRYTISKMNAPPEVKLHYPELSIHPEGREVLIRNQPVDFTQKEFDLLLTLAQNNHRAYSREELVERLWEYDYHGESRVIDTHVKNIREKAHKAGLSYNPVQTVWGIGYKFHQAGEQHDS encoded by the coding sequence ATGAAAATAAAAGTACTTGTAGTAGATGATGAGTGGAATATGCGCAATTTATTGCGGATTTATCTGATGAAGGAAGGTTTCGAGGTCAAGGAGGCGGCAACGGGCCATGAGGCACTGGTTTTGGCGATGCAGCATTCTTTTGATGTTATACTTCTCGATGTGATGATGCCGGATACGGATGGATGGCAAGTATGCAAAAAGATTCGCGAACACAGCCAAGTTCCAATTCTGATGTTGACCGCACGTTCGGAAACGAAGGACAAAGTTCATGGTCTGGGCATCGGTGCAGATGATTATCTAACTAAGCCGTTCGAATCCGAGGAGCTCATTGCAAGGGTGTATTCCCTAATCCGCCGGTATACGATATCGAAAATGAATGCACCGCCTGAAGTGAAACTGCACTACCCCGAGCTGTCGATCCACCCTGAGGGGCGTGAAGTATTAATTCGTAATCAGCCCGTAGATTTTACTCAAAAAGAATTCGATCTGCTACTTACGCTTGCACAAAACAATCATCGTGCCTATTCCCGAGAAGAGCTTGTTGAACGTCTGTGGGAGTATGATTATCATGGGGAATCGCGCGTCATTGATACGCATGTGAAAAATATCCGGGAAAAAGCGCACAAGGCTGGTCTGAGTTATAATCCCGTTCAAACGGTATGGGGGATTGGATATAAATTCCACCAGGCTGGTGAGCAGCATGATTCATAA
- a CDS encoding cell wall-binding repeat-containing protein has protein sequence MKKVLAAGATALFAVGILAGCQDNDNAQPPSNPSTGSTAVSQTEVSTPWVGTKNTTRINTSDPVEAAVVASKTLWTSTNDNNKAGSVVLVDSENWQIAAASADLIHHPSNGPILFVNRDGIPEATLNELKRLNPKGSASNDGVQVIIVGKVAEKVEEQLKELNYKVDKVEGEEPAAVAKAIDAYYAKVAGSTPESVIVGSMDSPEYTLPAVNWIAHMPEPLLYVNKDEVPKETIEALNTRGGKANIYLIGPESSISKKVEEELKAYGKVTRISGEDPYENAVNFAKFKDIETEFGWGIDSPGHNFSFLPADSTMLSIAVAPFSHLGKHAPLLFTDKDGMPESVMKYVMSIQPKFEKSPTEGPYNHAWITGDVNSISDKGQSEIDDMLEIVPSSGGDAHSGH, from the coding sequence ATGAAAAAAGTGTTAGCTGCCGGTGCAACAGCTTTGTTTGCAGTAGGCATATTGGCAGGATGTCAGGATAATGACAACGCTCAGCCACCTTCTAATCCTTCTACTGGAAGCACAGCTGTCTCTCAGACGGAAGTGAGCACGCCATGGGTCGGTACCAAGAATACAACGCGGATTAATACATCCGATCCCGTTGAAGCAGCTGTAGTGGCTTCCAAGACGCTCTGGACATCAACGAACGATAACAACAAGGCTGGAAGCGTTGTGCTTGTGGATTCAGAGAACTGGCAGATTGCGGCGGCCAGCGCCGATCTGATCCATCATCCGAGCAACGGACCGATTTTGTTTGTGAATAGGGATGGAATTCCGGAAGCTACGCTTAATGAGCTGAAACGATTAAATCCAAAAGGCTCTGCGAGCAACGATGGAGTTCAGGTAATTATTGTTGGCAAGGTTGCTGAGAAAGTGGAAGAGCAGCTCAAAGAGCTGAATTACAAAGTAGATAAAGTGGAAGGGGAAGAGCCTGCTGCTGTAGCCAAGGCTATAGACGCTTATTACGCCAAGGTAGCGGGGAGTACGCCAGAATCCGTCATTGTCGGATCGATGGACAGCCCTGAATATACACTGCCGGCTGTGAACTGGATTGCTCATATGCCTGAACCTCTGCTATACGTTAATAAGGACGAGGTGCCTAAAGAGACGATTGAGGCTCTGAATACTCGCGGCGGTAAAGCGAATATTTATTTAATTGGACCTGAATCTTCGATATCCAAAAAAGTTGAGGAAGAATTGAAGGCTTATGGAAAGGTTACGCGGATTTCCGGTGAAGATCCATATGAGAATGCTGTGAATTTTGCCAAATTCAAGGATATTGAAACGGAGTTCGGCTGGGGTATTGACAGTCCTGGACATAACTTCTCGTTCCTGCCTGCTGACTCTACCATGCTGAGTATTGCGGTCGCCCCATTCTCCCACTTGGGCAAGCATGCACCGCTTCTGTTTACAGACAAGGACGGAATGCCGGAGTCTGTGATGAAATATGTAATGTCGATTCAGCCTAAATTCGAGAAGAGTCCTACAGAGGGGCCGTACAATCACGCATGGATCACAGGAGATGTAAATTCGATTTCTGACAAAGGTCAAAGCGAAATCGATGATATGCTTGAAATTGTTCCGTCTTCCGGTGGGGATGCTCATAGCGGACACTAA
- the bioB gene encoding biotin synthase BioB: MITQTIHEWTLLANRVIDGHQVTANEAVAIVRSSDDQLLALLQATFMIRSHYFGRKVKLNMIINAKSGLCPEDCGYCSQSIVSEAPIEKYAWLTKEKIIEGAHESIRRKAGTYCIVASGRRPTDREIEHVADAVREIRETTDLKICCCLGFLKEHQAQKLAEAGVHRYNHNLNTSKGNYGNITTTHTFEDRIDTIEQVKCSGISPCSGVIFGMGESDEEAVEMAFALRQVDADSIPCNFLNAIDGTPLEGRSELTPAKCLKLLAMMRFVNPTKEIRVAGGREVNLRSLQAMALYAANSIFVGDYLTTAGQEQHWDWQMIEDLGFEIEECAL; the protein is encoded by the coding sequence ATGATTACACAGACAATTCATGAATGGACACTGCTGGCGAATAGGGTGATTGATGGACACCAAGTTACGGCTAATGAAGCAGTAGCAATTGTACGTAGCAGTGATGATCAGCTGTTAGCTTTACTGCAAGCAACATTTATGATCCGAAGCCACTATTTTGGCAGGAAGGTTAAGCTTAACATGATCATCAATGCCAAATCAGGACTGTGTCCTGAGGATTGCGGCTACTGTTCTCAATCCATCGTTTCAGAAGCACCGATCGAGAAGTACGCCTGGCTTACAAAGGAGAAAATTATCGAAGGAGCTCATGAATCGATTCGTAGAAAAGCGGGGACTTACTGTATTGTCGCTTCCGGACGCCGTCCTACAGACCGGGAAATAGAGCATGTAGCGGATGCCGTCCGGGAAATCAGAGAGACAACAGACTTAAAAATATGCTGCTGCCTTGGCTTCTTGAAAGAACATCAGGCACAGAAGCTGGCTGAAGCAGGCGTTCACCGCTATAACCATAATTTGAACACTTCTAAAGGTAACTATGGAAATATTACGACAACCCATACCTTCGAAGACCGGATTGACACGATTGAACAGGTTAAATGTTCAGGAATTTCACCGTGTTCCGGAGTTATATTCGGAATGGGTGAAAGTGATGAAGAAGCGGTGGAAATGGCATTCGCGTTAAGACAGGTGGATGCGGATTCGATACCGTGTAACTTCTTGAATGCGATTGATGGGACGCCGCTTGAAGGCCGGAGTGAGCTTACACCTGCCAAATGTCTGAAACTTTTGGCTATGATGCGTTTTGTCAATCCAACGAAGGAGATTCGAGTTGCCGGTGGCAGGGAGGTCAACCTACGATCCCTTCAGGCAATGGCTTTATATGCGGCAAACTCCATTTTTGTAGGCGATTATCTAACAACAGCTGGTCAGGAGCAGCATTGGGACTGGCAGATGATCGAAGACCTTGGGTTTGAGATTGAGGAGTGCGCGCTCTAA
- a CDS encoding rhodanese-like domain-containing protein — protein MFFAYMIAAMLLVYAYRRWVPIHGLKLMKCSELTQAKKDHPNLKVLDVRDVSEYTACHLKESVNISLGRLPFVWDKELSTEDEVIIVTPNRSEGLLAARKLKKVGFKSLFYLTDDCHSCTSSR, from the coding sequence TTGTTTTTCGCATATATGATTGCAGCTATGCTGCTGGTTTACGCATACCGCCGTTGGGTTCCAATTCACGGACTGAAACTGATGAAGTGCAGTGAGCTCACTCAGGCCAAAAAAGATCACCCGAATCTAAAGGTGCTTGATGTTCGGGACGTCTCTGAATATACTGCCTGTCATTTGAAGGAATCAGTTAACATCTCCCTTGGTAGGCTGCCCTTTGTATGGGATAAAGAATTGAGTACGGAAGACGAGGTTATTATCGTAACCCCGAATCGGTCTGAGGGACTGCTCGCCGCACGTAAGCTCAAAAAAGTCGGGTTCAAATCGTTGTTCTACTTAACAGATGATTGCCATTCCTGTACATCAAGCCGGTAA
- the qoxC gene encoding cytochrome aa3 quinol oxidase subunit III: MKIDATQPLEYGTEENSNKIFGFWLFLGAEIALFATLFTTYLILVNRFASGPSGAEIFEIGPVMIETFLLLTSSFTIGLAVHSMRLGLKKQMMIFMIITLLLGAGFLGIEIYEFFTYVHEGATLSTSAFLSSLFVLLGTHGAHVAFGLLWGSAILIQLKKHGLDHRTANKSFIFSLYWHFLDVVWIFIFSFVYLKGLM; the protein is encoded by the coding sequence ATGAAAATAGATGCCACTCAGCCGCTTGAATACGGAACAGAGGAAAACAGCAACAAGATTTTTGGATTCTGGTTGTTTCTCGGAGCTGAAATCGCACTGTTCGCAACCCTGTTTACCACCTACTTGATTTTGGTCAATCGCTTTGCGTCTGGCCCGAGCGGTGCTGAAATATTTGAGATTGGTCCAGTTATGATCGAGACCTTCCTCTTGCTAACATCAAGCTTCACAATTGGACTTGCGGTTCACAGTATGCGCCTTGGTCTGAAAAAGCAGATGATGATCTTCATGATCATCACCCTGCTGCTCGGCGCTGGGTTCCTTGGAATCGAAATATACGAGTTCTTCACTTACGTTCATGAGGGTGCTACATTATCGACAAGTGCTTTCTTGTCCAGCTTGTTCGTACTTCTGGGTACTCACGGTGCGCACGTTGCCTTCGGTCTCTTGTGGGGATCGGCTATTCTAATCCAGTTGAAAAAGCATGGCTTGGATCATCGTACAGCTAATAAATCATTTATCTTCTCGCTGTACTGGCACTTCCTGGATGTTGTGTGGATCTTTATCTTCAGCTTTGTTTACCTGAAAGGACTGATGTGA
- the qoxB gene encoding cytochrome aa3 quinol oxidase subunit I → MKWDEFFVTGEPLIYGAMVSIALVSLAILVGLTYFKKWGYLWREWLTTVDHKKIGVMYIISALLMLFRGGAEALLMRAQTSMPDMKILDAQHYNEIFTTHGLIMILFMAMPFIFGLMNVIIPLQIGARDVAFPRLNAISFWLFFAGAMLLNLAFVIGGSPDAGWTAYFPLASNEFSPGVGMNYYSLALQISGIGTLLTGVNFIVTILKMRAPGMTLMKMPMFTWSILITCVIIIFAFPVLTIALLLMMFDRLFGSQFFTMANGGMDMLWANLFWVWGHPEVYIVILPAFGIYSEIISAFSKKNLYGYTSMVISMAVISALSFLVWAHHFYTMGQGAMVNGFFSITTMAIAVPTGVKIFNWLFTMRKGRITFTTPMLYSLAFIPVFTIGGVTGVMLAMASADYQYHNTMFLVAHFHYTLIPGAVFAVLAGFHYWFPKVFGFRLNERLGKAAFWFIAISFNVTFFPMFFLGLKGMTRRMYTYSAETGFGPLSMISMVGAIGLTIGFILLVYNIYWSTRYQPRDKTGDPWDARSLEWSTQSPVPVYNFAVTPKVTKRDAYWFAKQDKVPLSDEKITKIHMPSNSGKPFILGVVFFFFGFFLVFSWWTPAIISGIALIIVLATMSFDRDNGYYIPVEEIVQTENKLRGDTV, encoded by the coding sequence ATGAAATGGGACGAATTTTTCGTTACCGGTGAACCATTAATCTACGGCGCCATGGTGAGTATCGCACTCGTCTCGCTCGCAATTCTCGTAGGTCTAACCTACTTCAAAAAATGGGGATATTTGTGGCGGGAATGGCTAACTACAGTAGATCATAAGAAAATAGGTGTAATGTATATCATATCTGCATTACTTATGCTGTTCCGTGGCGGTGCTGAAGCACTTTTGATGCGTGCTCAAACATCCATGCCTGATATGAAAATTTTGGACGCACAGCACTATAACGAAATATTTACAACACATGGCCTTATCATGATTCTCTTTATGGCTATGCCATTTATCTTTGGTCTGATGAACGTAATCATCCCGCTGCAGATTGGCGCACGTGACGTTGCTTTTCCGCGTCTGAACGCAATCAGCTTCTGGTTGTTCTTCGCAGGAGCTATGCTCCTTAATCTCGCCTTCGTTATCGGAGGATCACCTGACGCAGGTTGGACCGCATATTTCCCTCTGGCCAGCAATGAATTCAGCCCGGGTGTAGGTATGAACTATTACTCCCTCGCCCTTCAAATATCGGGGATCGGGACACTGCTTACCGGTGTAAACTTTATTGTTACCATTCTTAAAATGCGCGCACCAGGCATGACTTTGATGAAAATGCCGATGTTTACCTGGTCCATTCTCATTACTTGTGTCATCATTATCTTTGCATTCCCAGTATTAACGATTGCACTGCTTCTGATGATGTTTGACCGACTTTTCGGTTCCCAGTTCTTCACGATGGCGAACGGCGGTATGGATATGCTGTGGGCCAACCTGTTCTGGGTATGGGGTCACCCTGAAGTATACATTGTTATTCTGCCTGCCTTCGGTATTTACAGTGAGATTATTTCGGCCTTCTCGAAAAAAAATCTCTATGGTTATACATCGATGGTTATCAGTATGGCCGTGATTTCCGCTTTGTCTTTCCTTGTCTGGGCTCACCATTTCTACACCATGGGTCAAGGCGCTATGGTCAACGGTTTCTTCTCCATTACAACGATGGCTATTGCCGTTCCGACCGGAGTCAAGATTTTCAACTGGCTGTTCACGATGCGAAAGGGCCGAATAACCTTTACGACACCGATGCTTTATTCACTGGCCTTTATTCCAGTCTTTACGATCGGTGGTGTGACAGGTGTCATGCTGGCGATGGCCAGCGCGGATTATCAGTATCACAACACGATGTTCTTGGTGGCGCATTTCCACTACACTCTCATACCAGGTGCCGTGTTTGCTGTACTCGCAGGTTTTCATTACTGGTTCCCTAAAGTGTTCGGCTTCCGCCTGAACGAGCGACTTGGTAAAGCCGCCTTTTGGTTCATCGCCATTTCGTTTAACGTAACTTTCTTCCCGATGTTCTTCCTGGGATTGAAAGGTATGACGCGCCGGATGTACACCTACTCAGCTGAGACAGGGTTCGGACCACTGAGCATGATCTCGATGGTCGGTGCAATCGGTTTGACAATAGGTTTCATTCTTCTCGTCTACAACATTTACTGGAGCACACGTTATCAGCCTCGGGACAAAACCGGAGATCCATGGGATGCTCGTTCGTTGGAATGGTCTACGCAAAGTCCTGTGCCAGTATATAACTTTGCTGTTACACCAAAGGTTACTAAACGTGATGCCTACTGGTTCGCCAAGCAGGATAAAGTTCCACTGTCAGATGAAAAGATTACGAAAATTCATATGCCGAGCAATTCAGGAAAACCATTCATTCTCGGTGTAGTCTTCTTCTTCTTCGGATTCTTCTTGGTATTCAGTTGGTGGACACCAGCTATTATTTCCGGTATAGCCCTCATCATAGTTTTGGCTACGATGTCCTTCGACCGGGATAACGGTTACTATATTCCGGTAGAAGAGATTGTTCAAACAGAAAACAAATTGCGGGGTGATACGGTATGA
- a CDS encoding antibiotic biosynthesis monooxygenase yields MLIETKTIIVKSGTSHLVVERFSGPGPIEEIEGFIDLSVMVKNARRGDETEEVIVMIRWDSKEAWKRWETSEAHIQGHRNSRGKPTPDHIVSSSHGMYEVKSSKGPRPVQAAN; encoded by the coding sequence ATGTTAATCGAAACTAAAACAATCATCGTCAAATCCGGCACGTCTCATCTTGTCGTGGAAAGATTTAGCGGACCAGGACCGATCGAGGAGATCGAAGGATTCATTGATCTGAGTGTCATGGTCAAAAATGCTCGCAGAGGCGACGAGACTGAGGAAGTTATCGTGATGATCCGTTGGGACTCTAAGGAAGCATGGAAGCGCTGGGAGACGAGTGAAGCGCATATTCAAGGCCACCGGAACAGTCGCGGCAAACCGACGCCTGATCATATTGTAAGCTCTTCACACGGGATGTATGAAGTTAAATCGTCCAAGGGTCCTAGACCTGTACAGGCTGCAAACTAA
- a CDS encoding SDR family oxidoreductase, giving the protein MISLENKIAIVTGASRSKGIGTAICRSLASLGADIFFTHWRAFDETEGNGGEPEWPEHLCKELENLGVRASHMEADLAKPEMPALIMDQVEKSFGTPSILINNATYELSTNFRNVDKNTLDQHYAVNIRGTILLTTEFAKRFENKLSKETPGRIIFMVSGGPDPNNLAYIATKAALIGLIEPLSVGLAPLNITVNGFNPGPTDSGWINEEMKHQFLTMFPMGRIGLPEDAARGISLLASDESQWITGQVIKSEGGFLGK; this is encoded by the coding sequence ATGATTTCATTGGAAAATAAAATTGCAATTGTTACTGGTGCAAGCAGATCAAAGGGGATCGGAACAGCTATCTGCCGTTCGCTTGCAAGTTTAGGAGCAGACATATTCTTTACTCATTGGCGTGCTTTTGATGAAACAGAAGGCAATGGTGGGGAACCGGAGTGGCCTGAACATTTATGCAAAGAACTGGAGAACTTGGGTGTTAGAGCAAGCCATATGGAAGCAGATTTAGCTAAACCCGAAATGCCTGCTCTTATAATGGATCAAGTAGAAAAATCATTTGGCACCCCTTCAATATTAATTAACAATGCAACATACGAGCTTTCTACAAATTTCAGAAACGTGGACAAAAATACGCTAGACCAGCATTATGCAGTGAACATTCGTGGAACGATCTTGCTCACTACAGAATTTGCAAAGAGATTTGAGAACAAGCTTTCTAAGGAGACCCCTGGAAGGATTATCTTTATGGTATCAGGGGGGCCTGATCCGAATAACTTGGCCTATATTGCAACGAAAGCCGCACTAATTGGATTAATTGAACCTCTTTCCGTGGGTTTAGCACCACTCAATATTACAGTGAATGGGTTTAATCCCGGGCCAACCGATTCAGGCTGGATTAATGAAGAGATGAAACACCAATTTCTAACTATGTTCCCTATGGGAAGGATTGGGTTACCGGAAGATGCTGCTCGAGGTATAAGCTTATTAGCAAGCGATGAGTCTCAATGGATTACTGGACAAGTGATAAAATCTGAAGGAGGATTTCTAGGCAAATAA